One Loxodonta africana isolate mLoxAfr1 chromosome 6, mLoxAfr1.hap2, whole genome shotgun sequence DNA window includes the following coding sequences:
- the GBX2 gene encoding homeobox protein GBX-2 — translation MSAALPPSLMMMQRPLGSSTAFSIDSLIGSPPQPSPGHFVYTGYPMFMPYRPVVLPPPPPPPPALPQAALQPALPPAHPHHQIPSLPTGFCSSLAQGMALTSTLMATLPGGFSAAPQHQEAAAGRKFAPQPLPGAGNFDKAEALQAEAEDGKGFLAKEGSLLAFSAAEAVQASLVGAVRGQGKDESKVEDDPKGKEESFSLESDLDYSSDDNLPGQAAHKEEDPGHALEEPPPSGGAAGSTTSTGKNRRRRTAFTSEQLLELEKEFHCKKYLSLTERSQIAHALKLSEVQVKIWFQNRRAKWKRVKAGNANSKTGEPSRNPKIVVPIPVHVSRFAIRSQHQQLEQARP, via the exons ATGAGCGCAGCGCTCCCGCCGTCGCTGATGATGATGCAGCGCCCGCTGGGGAGCAGCACCGCCTTCAGCATCGACTCGCTGATCGGCAGCCCGCCGCAGCCCAGCCCCGGCCACTTCGTCTACACCGGCTACCCCATGTTCATGCCCTACCGGCCGGTggtgctgccgccgccgccgccgccgccgcccgcgctgCCCCAGGCCGCCTTGCAGCCCGCGCTGCCGCCCGCGCACCCGCACCACCAGATCCCCAGCCTGCCCACCGGCTTCTGCTCCAGCCTGGCGCAGGGCATGGCGCTCACCTCCACGCTCATGGCCACGCTGCCCGGCGGCTTCTCGGCGGCGCCCCAGCACCAAGAGGCGGCGGCCGGCCGCAAGTTCGCGCCGCAGCCGCTGCCCGGCGCCGGCAACTTCGACAAGGCGGAGGCGCTGCAAGCCGAGGCCGAAGACGGCAAGGGTTTCCTGGCCAAGGAGGGCTCGCTGCTCGCCTTCTCCGCGGCCGAGGCGGTGCAGGCGTCGCTCG TCGGGGCTGTCAGAGGGCAAGGGAAAGACGAGTCAAAGGTGGAAGACGACCCGAAGGGCAAGGAGGAGAGCTTCTCACTGGAGAGCGATCTGGACTACAGCTCGGATGACAATCTGCCCGGCCAGGCCGCGCACAAGGAGGAAGACCCAGGCCACGCGCTGGAGGAGCCCCCACCGAGCGGCGGCGCCGCGGGCAGCACCACATCCACCGGCAAGAACCGGCGGCGGCGGACTGCCTTCACCAGCGAGCAGCTGCTGGAGCTGGAGAAAGAATTCCACTGCAAAAAGTACCTCTCGTTGACAGAGCGCTCCCAGATCGCCCATGCGCTCAAACTCAGCGAGGTGCAGGTCAAAATCTGGTTCCAGAATCGCAGGGCCAAGTGGAAACGGGTGAAAGCCGGCAATGCCAACTCCAAGACAGGCGAGCCCTCCAGGAACCCCAAGATCGTCGTCCCCATCCCAGTCCACGTCAGCAGGTTCGCTATTCGAAGTCAGCACCAGCAGCTGGAACAGGCCCGGCCCTGA